A genomic window from Pyxicephalus adspersus chromosome 2, UCB_Pads_2.0, whole genome shotgun sequence includes:
- the MNS1 gene encoding meiosis-specific nuclear structural protein 1 isoform X1: MMVSRRGVTYSQREKMIAEARRQEFVREDQIKRLNQEHQLEASLKSEERVEKKRYLRRLQDEEQERQMEEAIQQAEATKRLKELQLEQEERMAQELARIKQEKLKDEKLRQQIRENSLELRELEQKLKSAYLSRERAAQVAEKELLKYEKMKRESEIARKMKEEHERASEEELAKETRRYQEKLHYQRELETQLEEKEMKRQEAYQEFLREKILVDEIVRKIYEEDQMERQIKLEKMNATKRYIDEFKEQQTTWRKMEREKMEAENQRILAFGNMQQRREEDRMAQIREREEKKKAIQDMLSEHIQREQLQREELDQIREELYLEEQAEQARQREIEDLEKKIRQRLELQRTFEEQMAFKQIVQQAAKEEEEAFRQAMLAKFAEDDRIEQMNAQKRRMKQLEHKRAVEKLLEERRQQFIADKERELQERQEEEKREAFRRAIIEEERQKLLKQHATQLLGYLPKGIFKGEEDLNMFDEEFRKTFQKRSSDMFSEDGWDS; the protein is encoded by the exons ATGATG gtttcaAGGAGGGGAGTGACATACAGTCAGAGGGAAAAGATGATAGCAGAAGCTCGACGTCAGGAATTTGTTCGGGAAGACCAAATAAAAAGACTGAACCAAGAACATCAGCTGGAAGCAAGTCTGAAAAGTGAGGAGCGTGTGGAGAAGAAGCGTTATCTTAGAAGACTGCAAGATGAAGAACAGGAGAGACAAATGGAAGAGGCCATTCAGCAG GCAGAGGCAACCAAAAGGCTTAAAGAATTGCAACTGGAACAAGAAGAAAGAATGGCACAGGAACTGGCAAGGATCAAGCAAGAAAAGCTGAAAGATGAAAAACTGAGGCAACAAATACGGGAGAATAG CTTGGAGCTTAGAGAATTAGAGCAAAAACTGAAGTCTGCCTATCTAAGTAGAGAGCGGGCTGCACAAGTAGCAGAAAAGGAGCTTCTTAAATATGAGAAAATG AAACGTGAGTCTGAAATAGCTCGTAAGATGAAGGAAGAACATGAAAGGGCTTCAGAGGAGGAACTGGCCAAAGAGACCAGACGCTATCAGGAGAAGCTGCATTACCAGAGGGAGCTGGAAACGCAGCTGGAAGAGAAGGAGATGAAGAGGCAGGAGGCTTATCAGGAGTTCCTGAGGGAGAAAATCCTGGTGGATGAAATTGTCAGGAAGATTTATGAAGAAGATCAAAT GGAAAGGCAAATAAAGCTGGAAAAAATGAATGCCACTAAGAGATACATTGATGAATTCAAAGAACAGCAAACCACTTGGAGAAAAATGGAGAGGGAGAAAATGGAGGCAGAAAATCAGAGAATTCTGGCCTTCGGAAACATGCAGCAGAGGAGAGAGGAAGATCGCATGGCCCAGATTAGAGAGCgggaggagaagaagaaggcTATTCAAGATATG TTGTCAGAACATATTCAAAGAGAACAGCTGCAGAGAGAAGAGCTTGATCAGATTCGGGAAGAGCTGTACCTGGAAGAACAAGCTGAGCAGGCCAGACAGCGGGAAATT GAAGACCTGGAAAAGAAAATTCGCCAGCGTCTTGAGCTGCAACGAACCTTTGAGGAACAAATGGCCTTCAAGCAAATTGTTCAACAAGCAGcaaaggaggaagaggaggctTTCAGACAGGCTATGCTTGCAAAGTTTGCTGAAGATGACAGAATTGAGCAGATGAATGCTCAGAAGAGGAGGATGAAACAACTGGAACACAAGAGAGCAGTGGAGAAACTGCTAGAGGAACGGCGTCAACAGTTCATTGCTGATAAG GAACGTGAGCTCCAGGAAcgacaggaagaagaaaaaagagaagcatTTCGTCGGGCTATCATTGAGGAGGAGAGACAGAAACTTCTCAAGCAACATGCCACCCAGTTACTGGGCTACCTTCCAAAA GGTATATTTAAGGGTGAAGAAGATCTCAATATGTTTGATGAGGAGTTTCGCAAGACTTTTCAGAAGAGAAGCTCTGACATGTTTTCAGAGGATGGTTGGGATTCATAA
- the MNS1 gene encoding meiosis-specific nuclear structural protein 1 isoform X2, whose product MIAEARRQEFVREDQIKRLNQEHQLEASLKSEERVEKKRYLRRLQDEEQERQMEEAIQQAEATKRLKELQLEQEERMAQELARIKQEKLKDEKLRQQIRENSLELRELEQKLKSAYLSRERAAQVAEKELLKYEKMKRESEIARKMKEEHERASEEELAKETRRYQEKLHYQRELETQLEEKEMKRQEAYQEFLREKILVDEIVRKIYEEDQMERQIKLEKMNATKRYIDEFKEQQTTWRKMEREKMEAENQRILAFGNMQQRREEDRMAQIREREEKKKAIQDMLSEHIQREQLQREELDQIREELYLEEQAEQARQREIEDLEKKIRQRLELQRTFEEQMAFKQIVQQAAKEEEEAFRQAMLAKFAEDDRIEQMNAQKRRMKQLEHKRAVEKLLEERRQQFIADKERELQERQEEEKREAFRRAIIEEERQKLLKQHATQLLGYLPKGIFKGEEDLNMFDEEFRKTFQKRSSDMFSEDGWDS is encoded by the exons ATGATAGCAGAAGCTCGACGTCAGGAATTTGTTCGGGAAGACCAAATAAAAAGACTGAACCAAGAACATCAGCTGGAAGCAAGTCTGAAAAGTGAGGAGCGTGTGGAGAAGAAGCGTTATCTTAGAAGACTGCAAGATGAAGAACAGGAGAGACAAATGGAAGAGGCCATTCAGCAG GCAGAGGCAACCAAAAGGCTTAAAGAATTGCAACTGGAACAAGAAGAAAGAATGGCACAGGAACTGGCAAGGATCAAGCAAGAAAAGCTGAAAGATGAAAAACTGAGGCAACAAATACGGGAGAATAG CTTGGAGCTTAGAGAATTAGAGCAAAAACTGAAGTCTGCCTATCTAAGTAGAGAGCGGGCTGCACAAGTAGCAGAAAAGGAGCTTCTTAAATATGAGAAAATG AAACGTGAGTCTGAAATAGCTCGTAAGATGAAGGAAGAACATGAAAGGGCTTCAGAGGAGGAACTGGCCAAAGAGACCAGACGCTATCAGGAGAAGCTGCATTACCAGAGGGAGCTGGAAACGCAGCTGGAAGAGAAGGAGATGAAGAGGCAGGAGGCTTATCAGGAGTTCCTGAGGGAGAAAATCCTGGTGGATGAAATTGTCAGGAAGATTTATGAAGAAGATCAAAT GGAAAGGCAAATAAAGCTGGAAAAAATGAATGCCACTAAGAGATACATTGATGAATTCAAAGAACAGCAAACCACTTGGAGAAAAATGGAGAGGGAGAAAATGGAGGCAGAAAATCAGAGAATTCTGGCCTTCGGAAACATGCAGCAGAGGAGAGAGGAAGATCGCATGGCCCAGATTAGAGAGCgggaggagaagaagaaggcTATTCAAGATATG TTGTCAGAACATATTCAAAGAGAACAGCTGCAGAGAGAAGAGCTTGATCAGATTCGGGAAGAGCTGTACCTGGAAGAACAAGCTGAGCAGGCCAGACAGCGGGAAATT GAAGACCTGGAAAAGAAAATTCGCCAGCGTCTTGAGCTGCAACGAACCTTTGAGGAACAAATGGCCTTCAAGCAAATTGTTCAACAAGCAGcaaaggaggaagaggaggctTTCAGACAGGCTATGCTTGCAAAGTTTGCTGAAGATGACAGAATTGAGCAGATGAATGCTCAGAAGAGGAGGATGAAACAACTGGAACACAAGAGAGCAGTGGAGAAACTGCTAGAGGAACGGCGTCAACAGTTCATTGCTGATAAG GAACGTGAGCTCCAGGAAcgacaggaagaagaaaaaagagaagcatTTCGTCGGGCTATCATTGAGGAGGAGAGACAGAAACTTCTCAAGCAACATGCCACCCAGTTACTGGGCTACCTTCCAAAA GGTATATTTAAGGGTGAAGAAGATCTCAATATGTTTGATGAGGAGTTTCGCAAGACTTTTCAGAAGAGAAGCTCTGACATGTTTTCAGAGGATGGTTGGGATTCATAA